The following are encoded in a window of Terriglobales bacterium genomic DNA:
- a CDS encoding VWA domain-containing protein yields MIARKDVTIMRTRRIELLLIIVVMLSAQAFAQAVPPAESLFSGSRVPSSHDVPEVSKETFSARVREVNLLFSATDWRGRFVSNLTPADVKVLDNGQQPQSLTYFLRQSDLPLKVGLLIDVSGSVGNFFSDQQQAASIFLQETLRPSDSAAIITFGLESHVAQDFTSNLKFLTNAVQRLSVGESSTAIYDAVGISCGKLSAGTESGFARRVLILITDGEENSSHSHLENAIDAALQSDVIVFALNTNRSQLLTDPMLQKLSKSTGGTVLHAHGARELKAAFRKVNEQLRNQYLLGYKPPHWKADDRFHKVRVTARFGIHIDCRKGYYAVE; encoded by the coding sequence GTGATCGCAAGAAAGGACGTGACGATCATGCGAACCCGGCGCATCGAATTGTTGCTCATCATTGTTGTAATGCTGTCGGCGCAGGCCTTCGCGCAGGCAGTTCCTCCCGCCGAATCCCTGTTCTCAGGGTCGCGAGTTCCCTCCAGCCATGATGTGCCGGAAGTCAGTAAGGAGACTTTCTCCGCCAGGGTGCGTGAGGTGAATCTTCTATTCTCGGCAACGGACTGGCGCGGGCGCTTTGTCTCCAATCTCACGCCTGCTGACGTCAAGGTGCTCGACAATGGACAGCAGCCGCAATCGCTGACCTACTTCCTGCGGCAATCGGACCTGCCTTTAAAAGTCGGATTGCTGATCGACGTAAGCGGATCAGTCGGAAATTTCTTCAGCGATCAACAACAAGCGGCTTCAATCTTCCTGCAGGAGACACTGCGACCGTCGGATTCTGCAGCCATCATTACTTTTGGTCTTGAATCCCACGTAGCCCAGGACTTCACGTCAAATCTGAAGTTCCTGACGAACGCAGTGCAACGTCTCTCAGTCGGCGAATCCTCGACAGCGATCTACGATGCTGTAGGCATCTCCTGCGGCAAACTCTCTGCCGGTACCGAATCGGGCTTTGCTCGCCGGGTCTTGATCCTGATCACAGATGGTGAAGAGAACTCCAGTCATTCCCATCTTGAAAACGCGATTGATGCAGCGCTACAGTCCGACGTTATTGTCTTTGCGCTGAACACGAATCGTTCCCAGCTACTGACCGACCCAATGCTGCAAAAGCTAAGTAAGAGCACCGGCGGTACAGTTCTGCACGCACATGGAGCGCGTGAACTGAAAGCAGCGTTCCGCAAAGTCAACGAGCAGCTGCGCAATCAGTATTTGTTGGGATACAAACCCCCGCATTGGAAGGCAGATGACCGGTTTCACAAGGTGCGCGTCACGGCTCGCTTCGGCATTCATATAGACTGCCGAAAAGGCTATTATGCAGTCGAATAA